One stretch of Hypanus sabinus isolate sHypSab1 unplaced genomic scaffold, sHypSab1.hap1 scaffold_124, whole genome shotgun sequence DNA includes these proteins:
- the LOC132386650 gene encoding oocyte zinc finger protein XlCOF6-like: MAHQRVHTGEKPFTCSECGKGFTQSSTLLVHQRVHTGEKPFTCSVCGKGFTQLATLQRHQRVRPAEKPFTCSECGKRFTQSSHLQSHQRVHTGEKPFTCSVCEKGFTQLATLQRHQRVHTGEKLFTCSVCEKGFTQLATLQSHQRVHTGEKPFTCSECGKGFTQSSALLIHQRVHTGEKPFTCSVCEKGFTQLATLLKHQRVHTGEKPFTCSVCGKGFSDSSTLLIHQRVHTGERPFSCSECGKGFTQSSHLRSHQRVHSEAKPFTCSICGKGFTQSSTLLVHQQVHTGEKPFTCSV, translated from the coding sequence atggctcaccagcgagttcacactggggagaagccattcacctgctcagagtgcgggaaaggatttacacagtcatctaccctactggtacatcagcgagttcacactggagagaagccgttcacctgctcagtctgtgggaaaggattcactcagttagctaccctacagagacaccagcgagttcgcccggcggagaagccattcacctgttcagaatgtgggaagagatttactcagtcatcccacctacagagtcatcagcgagttcacactggggagaagccgttcacctgctcagtctgtgagaagggattcactcagttagctaccctacagagacaccagcgagttcacactggggagaagctgttcacctgctcagtctgtgagaagggattcactcagttagctaccctacagagtcaccagcgagttcacactggggagaagccgttcacctgctcagagtgtgggaaaggatttacacagtcatctgccctactgatacatcagcgagttcacactggggagaagccgttcacctgttcagtctgtgagaagggattcactcagttagctaccctactgaaacaccagcgagttcacactggggagaagccgttcacctgctcagtctgtgggaagggattctctgactcttccacccttctgattcatcagcgagttcacactggggagaggccgttcagctgctccgaatgtgggaagggattcactcagtcatcccacctacggagtcaccagcgagttcactccgaggcgaagccattcacctgctcaatttgtggaaagggattcactcagtcatctaccctgctggtacatcagcaagttcacactggggagaagccgttcacctgctcagtctga